In [Leptolyngbya] sp. PCC 7376, a genomic segment contains:
- a CDS encoding DUF6391 domain-containing protein, producing the protein MTTVNEPFWDEGWFVPQQTLDQELIAQLNFVPGLREALVVRQVHALEHGTVWMLTEIAEQFPAEWRRGYAELGGMSTEKGFYLYGAVDKTDLYRAVANAGDRLRSGEGNLAVHPRCGTNFSVTMFLTAGLAAGASWLLPKDPISQLVGMGTAAATAMAIAPEVGRYAQRYLTTAIPFNLAIEEIEESTDWTGNQSHFVRLRWQDSQ; encoded by the coding sequence ATGACGACAGTGAATGAGCCGTTTTGGGATGAAGGTTGGTTTGTGCCGCAGCAAACATTAGATCAAGAGCTAATTGCCCAGCTCAATTTTGTGCCAGGATTACGGGAAGCTTTGGTGGTACGTCAAGTCCATGCTCTCGAACATGGCACAGTGTGGATGTTGACGGAGATTGCTGAGCAATTTCCCGCAGAATGGCGGCGAGGCTATGCCGAACTCGGTGGGATGTCTACTGAAAAGGGGTTTTATCTTTATGGCGCGGTGGACAAAACGGATCTCTATCGAGCTGTCGCGAATGCGGGCGATCGCCTCCGGTCTGGCGAAGGGAATTTAGCCGTACATCCCCGCTGTGGCACAAACTTTTCTGTAACAATGTTTTTAACCGCTGGCTTAGCTGCTGGAGCCTCATGGCTTCTGCCCAAAGATCCGATTTCTCAGCTTGTTGGGATGGGCACTGCCGCTGCCACTGCCATGGCGATCGCCCCAGAGGTTGGCCGATATGCCCAGAGATATCTCACCACCGCAATTCCTTTTAATCTCGCCATTGAAGAAATCGAAGAAAGCACCGATTGGACTGGCAATCAGAGTCACTTTGTACGTCTGCGCTGGCAAGATTCGCAATAA
- a CDS encoding site-2 protease family protein — MVFSPETSALIFLAVTTFGMVLWGYQRSQKQGRVGLLAWGQSLTVTMPWLVFISCVLLGISLSVLGVLMLLVSSAGMYMYLGNLRREAGQAEELKQKAIARIQEEENRQNESTQETAPNSAANDTSEPMIDPIDAEDLQAIKGIFGIDTFFSTESIPYQDGAIFKGNLRGDPELTHQKLTTKLGDRLGDKYRLFLVEDPENRPVVIVLPSTNDPKTTTLVQKNLALVLLLAALATTLEALGILQGFDLSSNISRYKEVLPLSLGLWVVLGAHEIAHWVVSKKYDVKLSVPFFLPNWQIGAFGSITRFESLLPTRTALFDIAIAGPIAGGLLSILMLVSGFALSQPNSLFQIPSQFFQGSILVGTLARLFMGDAIQEAVVAIHPLTILGWLGLVISALNLMPAGCLDGGRVIQAIYGRKTARRTTLATLVVLGLVALFNPSNPIPLYWALIIAFLQRDAERPSLNELLEPDDGRAILGLVALLFMLITLIPLSPSLAGQLGIGS; from the coding sequence ATGGTTTTTTCTCCGGAAACCTCTGCACTAATCTTTTTAGCGGTCACAACGTTTGGCATGGTTTTGTGGGGATATCAGCGATCACAGAAACAAGGTCGTGTTGGCCTACTCGCTTGGGGGCAATCCCTCACAGTGACAATGCCATGGCTCGTCTTTATCAGCTGTGTACTGCTTGGTATTAGTCTCAGTGTGCTTGGGGTATTAATGCTGTTGGTCTCGTCGGCAGGTATGTATATGTACCTCGGTAATTTGCGGCGAGAAGCAGGACAAGCTGAAGAGCTTAAACAAAAGGCGATCGCCCGCATTCAGGAAGAAGAAAACCGCCAGAACGAATCAACTCAGGAGACTGCACCAAATTCCGCTGCGAATGATACTTCTGAGCCGATGATTGATCCTATCGATGCCGAAGATTTGCAGGCTATTAAGGGGATTTTTGGGATTGACACTTTTTTCTCTACGGAGTCTATTCCCTACCAAGATGGCGCGATTTTTAAAGGGAACTTACGTGGAGATCCGGAGTTAACCCACCAGAAACTAACAACAAAATTAGGCGATCGCCTTGGAGATAAATACCGTTTATTTTTAGTGGAGGATCCTGAAAATAGACCCGTTGTGATTGTTTTACCCAGTACCAATGATCCGAAAACGACCACTCTTGTCCAGAAAAATTTAGCCTTAGTTCTCTTACTCGCCGCCCTCGCCACGACCCTTGAAGCCCTCGGCATTTTACAGGGCTTTGATTTGTCTAGTAATATTTCCCGCTACAAAGAAGTATTACCTCTGAGCTTGGGGTTATGGGTGGTTCTTGGTGCCCATGAAATTGCCCACTGGGTCGTCAGCAAAAAATATGATGTGAAGCTCAGCGTTCCTTTTTTCCTTCCAAATTGGCAAATTGGTGCATTCGGTTCAATTACTCGTTTTGAATCTCTATTACCCACTCGCACTGCCCTCTTTGACATTGCGATCGCCGGACCAATTGCAGGAGGATTACTCTCTATCTTGATGTTGGTGAGCGGTTTTGCCCTATCCCAACCAAATAGCCTTTTCCAAATTCCGAGCCAATTTTTCCAAGGCTCAATCCTTGTGGGAACCCTTGCCCGTCTCTTTATGGGTGATGCCATTCAAGAAGCCGTTGTCGCTATCCATCCCCTCACTATTTTGGGGTGGCTCGGTTTGGTGATCAGTGCCTTAAACCTAATGCCTGCTGGTTGCCTAGACGGTGGTCGAGTCATTCAGGCGATTTATGGCCGTAAAACGGCACGACGTACAACCCTCGCAACTCTTGTCGTTTTAGGTTTGGTCGCGTTATTTAATCCCTCCAATCCCATTCCCTTGTATTGGGCGCTGATTATTGCGTTTCTCCAGCGTGATGCTGAACGTCCTAGTCTGAATGAATTGCTAGAACCAGACGATGGTCGAGCAATTCTTGGTTTAGTAGCATTGTTATTTATGTTGATCACCCTCATTCCTCTGAGCCCCAGTTTGGCAGGACAACTTGGCATCGGGTCGTAG
- the ruvB gene encoding Holliday junction branch migration DNA helicase RuvB, with protein MAIKRSQGNTPPKQEKTTRSSGRDPLTNSQALPNETDHSTSEDRIRPQTLADYLGQKDLKEVLGIAIAAAKSRQEPLDHMLLYGPPGLGKTTMSLILAAEMGVKCKITAAPALERPRDISGLLVGLEAGDILFIDEIHRLNRMAEELLYPAMEDSRLDITIGKGVSARTRSIPLKPFTLIGATTKVGSLTSPLRDRFGLIQRLRFYEVDELVAIVHRSSKILGQPVTEEGAIAIARRARGTPRIANRLLRRIRDYAQVKGFDEINQEVAATAMDLYNVDPLGLDWTDRLILETMVSHFGGGPVGVEAIAAATGEDSKTIEEVYEPYLLQIGFLNRTPRGRVVTVNARKHLGLIDGVKPQTTQLDLLSD; from the coding sequence ATGGCGATTAAACGAAGCCAAGGTAATACACCGCCAAAACAGGAAAAAACAACCCGTAGTTCAGGGCGTGACCCGCTCACTAATAGCCAAGCTTTACCGAATGAGACAGATCACTCTACGTCTGAAGATCGTATTCGTCCCCAAACTTTGGCAGATTATCTGGGGCAAAAGGATTTAAAGGAGGTTTTGGGCATTGCAATCGCCGCGGCGAAATCCCGTCAAGAACCGCTAGATCATATGCTGCTCTATGGGCCACCGGGGTTAGGGAAAACCACAATGTCGTTGATTTTGGCGGCGGAAATGGGAGTCAAATGCAAAATTACGGCAGCTCCAGCTTTGGAACGTCCTCGCGATATTAGTGGACTTTTGGTGGGGCTAGAGGCAGGCGATATTTTGTTTATCGACGAAATCCATCGACTGAACCGTATGGCGGAAGAATTGCTTTATCCGGCGATGGAAGATAGTCGGCTCGATATCACGATTGGAAAAGGGGTCAGTGCGAGAACTCGGAGTATTCCTCTGAAACCCTTTACGCTCATCGGCGCGACGACAAAAGTTGGTTCTTTAACGTCACCGCTGCGAGATCGGTTTGGTTTGATTCAACGGCTACGATTTTACGAAGTGGATGAGCTGGTTGCTATTGTGCACCGAAGTTCCAAAATTCTTGGACAGCCTGTCACTGAAGAGGGGGCGATCGCCATTGCGAGACGGGCGCGGGGAACGCCAAGGATTGCGAACCGATTGTTACGACGCATCCGGGATTATGCCCAAGTGAAAGGGTTTGATGAGATTAATCAAGAGGTGGCTGCCACGGCCATGGATTTGTATAACGTTGATCCGTTGGGTTTGGATTGGACAGACCGTCTAATTCTCGAAACGATGGTGAGTCATTTTGGCGGTGGCCCTGTGGGTGTGGAGGCGATCGCTGCTGCAACTGGAGAAGACAGCAAAACTATTGAAGAAGTTTACGAACCTTACCTTCTACAAATTGGATTTCTAAATCGTACGCCGAGGGGACGGGTTGTGACGGTGAATGCACGCAAACATTTAGGCTTGATAGATGGAGTCAAACCTCAAACGACACAGCTGGATTTGTTGTCGGATTAG
- a CDS encoding sugar phosphate nucleotidyltransferase, whose amino-acid sequence MKAMILAAGRGTRVRPITYTIPKPLIPILQKPVMEFLLDLLAEHGFDQIMVNVSHLAHEIEGYFKDGQRYGVNLAYSFEGSIEDGELKGDALGSAGGIRKIQDFNPFFDDTFIVMCGDALIDLDLTEAVKWHREKGAIATIVTKSVPLEDVPSYGVVVTDDEGRIESFQEKPSVEEALSNKINTGIYIFEPEVIDYIPPNCEFDIGGELFPKLVEAKAPFFALDMDFEWVDIGKVPDYWQAIQDVLQGKVKNVGIPGIEVKPGVYTGLNVAVNWDKVEIEGPVYIGGMTRIEDGAKIVGPTMIGPSCWICSGATVDSSVIFEYSRLGSGVRIKDKLVFGRYCVDKTGATIDLQETALDWWITDARHANPPEAPIDANPHVAESLELEEFLNAAAVE is encoded by the coding sequence ATGAAAGCCATGATTCTGGCAGCGGGCAGGGGCACAAGGGTACGCCCCATCACCTATACCATCCCCAAGCCTCTGATTCCAATTTTGCAGAAACCAGTAATGGAATTTTTACTGGATCTTCTCGCCGAACATGGCTTCGACCAAATTATGGTGAATGTCAGCCACCTCGCCCACGAAATTGAAGGCTATTTCAAGGATGGGCAGCGCTATGGCGTTAACCTTGCCTATTCCTTTGAGGGCAGTATCGAAGATGGTGAGCTAAAAGGAGATGCCCTTGGTTCTGCAGGTGGTATCCGAAAGATTCAGGACTTCAATCCCTTTTTTGACGATACTTTTATCGTGATGTGCGGGGATGCTTTAATCGACCTTGACCTCACTGAAGCAGTAAAATGGCACCGCGAAAAAGGGGCGATCGCCACAATTGTGACCAAATCTGTCCCTCTCGAAGATGTGCCAAGCTATGGCGTTGTGGTCACCGATGACGAAGGTCGGATCGAAAGCTTCCAAGAAAAACCTTCCGTCGAAGAAGCCCTCAGCAATAAGATCAACACTGGCATCTATATCTTTGAACCCGAAGTAATCGACTATATCCCACCCAATTGCGAATTTGATATTGGTGGCGAACTCTTCCCGAAACTGGTTGAAGCAAAGGCTCCATTTTTCGCCCTTGATATGGACTTTGAATGGGTAGATATCGGTAAAGTCCCTGATTATTGGCAAGCGATTCAAGATGTGTTGCAGGGCAAAGTCAAAAATGTTGGTATTCCTGGTATCGAAGTGAAACCAGGTGTTTACACAGGCTTAAACGTTGCAGTGAACTGGGACAAGGTCGAAATCGAAGGCCCTGTTTATATTGGTGGCATGACCCGCATTGAAGATGGTGCAAAAATTGTTGGCCCTACCATGATTGGCCCCAGCTGCTGGATTTGTTCTGGAGCAACAGTCGATAGTAGCGTGATTTTTGAATATTCCCGCCTTGGTTCTGGGGTCAGAATCAAAGACAAGCTGGTATTTGGTCGCTATTGCGTCGATAAAACAGGGGCAACTATTGATCTTCAAGAAACAGCTCTCGACTGGTGGATTACCGATGCCCGCCATGCAAACCCGCCAGAAGCACCAATCGACGCAAATCCTCATGTTGCAGAAAGTCTAGAGCTCGAAGAATTTCTCAACGCCGCAGCGGTTGAATAG
- a CDS encoding ankyrin repeat domain-containing protein produces MGLPIDLAFCQAIRQQEIGTVRLMLEKGADVNCVDGDRTSPLMYASQLGNLDLVNLCLEFGAAPDLPGRHGLTALMVAAMAQQERVVDKLLSVGASVNLVNEDGTTALMVAAYKGSKAIVEKLLAAGATINQSDQDQDTALNLAIQGRHPDVVRLLLEKGANPYQGHGGLVLAVSEQAIACLEVLLEFGANPNLPSGDGRTPLMHAAMTGNIEIVELLLTAGAQATFSDLDGDTALILAIEQGDEAIAERLLAAGATFPETENVLPLAAMSGSLKLVQFLLSRSLAINGKDDAGDTALHVATLEGHGDIVSCLLKNGAKVDLVNDQGDTPLLIAAYQNHQAIAQQLLDRGADINFSNDGETTLTIAIKEQYEQLINILIDRGADPNQKLAKGKTLLMQAADKGNLGLMNTLIAAEADVNARDDFGATPLMWAAHRGFIDAVALLLDRVSELDLNATNQRGDTALKIAQFNKCDAVVTFLKQKGASS; encoded by the coding sequence ATGGGTCTGCCAATTGATCTGGCATTTTGCCAAGCGATACGACAACAGGAGATCGGCACGGTGCGGTTGATGCTGGAGAAGGGGGCTGATGTGAACTGTGTAGATGGCGATCGCACGAGTCCGTTGATGTATGCGAGTCAACTGGGGAATTTGGATCTGGTCAATCTCTGTTTAGAGTTTGGGGCAGCACCTGATTTGCCGGGTCGTCATGGGTTGACCGCGCTGATGGTGGCAGCTATGGCTCAGCAGGAGCGGGTAGTCGACAAGTTGTTATCTGTTGGAGCCAGTGTCAATTTAGTGAATGAGGACGGTACAACGGCGTTAATGGTGGCCGCTTATAAAGGGTCAAAAGCTATTGTCGAAAAGCTCTTGGCGGCTGGGGCAACAATTAATCAAAGCGATCAAGATCAAGATACTGCTTTGAATTTAGCGATCCAAGGCCGACATCCAGATGTGGTTAGGTTACTGCTCGAAAAAGGGGCTAATCCCTATCAAGGTCATGGAGGATTAGTTTTAGCTGTGTCAGAACAGGCGATCGCCTGTCTAGAGGTGTTGCTGGAGTTTGGTGCAAATCCGAATTTACCCAGTGGTGATGGGCGCACACCATTAATGCACGCTGCGATGACTGGCAATATCGAGATTGTCGAGCTGCTTTTAACTGCGGGGGCGCAGGCTACTTTTAGTGATTTAGACGGGGATACGGCGCTGATTTTGGCAATTGAACAAGGAGATGAGGCGATCGCCGAGAGGCTATTAGCTGCTGGTGCAACTTTCCCTGAAACAGAAAATGTATTGCCCCTGGCTGCGATGTCTGGCAGTTTAAAATTGGTTCAATTTTTACTGTCTCGTTCCCTTGCGATTAATGGGAAAGATGATGCTGGCGATACAGCACTGCATGTGGCAACCCTTGAAGGTCATGGAGATATCGTGAGTTGTTTGTTGAAAAATGGTGCAAAGGTTGATCTTGTGAATGACCAAGGCGATACGCCACTCCTCATTGCTGCCTATCAAAATCATCAGGCGATCGCCCAGCAGTTATTAGATCGTGGCGCAGATATTAACTTCAGCAATGATGGTGAAACGACATTAACTATTGCCATCAAAGAACAATATGAACAATTGATTAATATTCTGATTGATCGAGGTGCTGACCCGAATCAAAAATTGGCAAAAGGCAAAACTTTATTGATGCAAGCCGCTGATAAAGGGAATTTAGGGTTAATGAATACCCTGATTGCTGCGGAAGCTGATGTGAATGCCCGCGATGATTTTGGCGCAACACCATTGATGTGGGCCGCTCACCGTGGCTTTATTGATGCTGTTGCATTGCTGCTCGACCGTGTGTCAGAGCTTGATCTTAATGCCACTAATCAACGCGGTGATACAGCACTAAAAATTGCGCAATTTAATAAATGCGACGCAGTTGTGACTTTTCTCAAACAAAAAGGAGCCTCTAGCTGA
- a CDS encoding DUF4079 domain-containing protein has product MAIPESVKVWSQFAHPAMMWVLFGLAIYAMYLGFQSRRTRSAEKEVRKELIKKQFGFKHHQIGAALLAFMVLGTIGGMTVTYINNDKLFVGPHLIVGLAMTGIIAVSASLTPFMQRGNELARITHIGLNTALVGLFGWQAISGMDIVTKIIGRM; this is encoded by the coding sequence ATGGCTATCCCAGAATCAGTTAAAGTCTGGTCACAATTTGCTCACCCCGCGATGATGTGGGTGCTCTTCGGACTGGCAATCTATGCAATGTATCTCGGTTTTCAGAGTCGTCGTACCCGTTCTGCAGAAAAAGAAGTCCGCAAAGAACTCATTAAAAAACAGTTTGGTTTCAAGCACCATCAGATCGGTGCAGCCCTGCTCGCATTTATGGTTCTCGGTACCATCGGCGGCATGACAGTTACTTATATCAACAACGATAAACTTTTTGTTGGTCCCCACTTAATTGTTGGTCTCGCAATGACCGGTATTATTGCGGTTTCAGCTTCTCTGACACCATTTATGCAGCGCGGCAACGAACTCGCACGCATCACCCATATCGGTCTTAATACAGCGCTCGTCGGCTTATTCGGCTGGCAAGCAATTTCTGGTATGGATATCGTCACCAAGATTATCGGTCGTATGTAA
- a CDS encoding DUF1997 domain-containing protein, with protein sequence MDASESSSQFADSPNSVALPPMSFQTRFKGIMLMYAETNVVAEYLNRHEGWFHRCAHPMKVEPFTEKGYILTVGKFGNFGYEVEPKIAVLLDPPVETLYKMYNVPVPDEPNLGYAIDYSAEMLLSDTTWHSTIHDLDKAAKIFGDRPIPELITQVDWNLDLNVKVQFPKFIYKFPQKVLQAAGDRLLSSIVAQVSPRLTVKVQQDFHSTLNLPKPPKSASCFTCLRRPEQSESFNTAPTSAQKKEGIDQTNAPTQSIVL encoded by the coding sequence ATGGACGCTTCAGAATCTTCGTCTCAGTTTGCGGATAGTCCGAATAGTGTAGCCTTGCCCCCGATGTCTTTCCAGACGCGTTTTAAGGGCATCATGCTCATGTACGCCGAGACGAATGTCGTTGCGGAGTATCTCAATCGTCATGAAGGGTGGTTTCATCGTTGTGCCCATCCGATGAAGGTAGAACCCTTTACAGAAAAAGGATACATTTTGACGGTTGGTAAGTTTGGGAATTTTGGATACGAGGTTGAGCCCAAGATTGCGGTGCTGCTCGATCCACCTGTGGAAACGCTCTACAAGATGTACAACGTGCCGGTTCCTGATGAGCCAAATCTTGGCTATGCCATCGATTATTCTGCGGAAATGTTGCTCAGCGATACGACCTGGCATTCAACGATTCATGATTTAGACAAAGCGGCAAAAATATTTGGCGATCGCCCGATTCCTGAGCTTATTACTCAAGTCGATTGGAATCTCGATCTGAATGTGAAAGTGCAGTTCCCAAAATTTATCTACAAATTCCCCCAGAAAGTTCTCCAAGCGGCAGGCGATCGCCTTCTATCAAGCATTGTTGCCCAGGTATCCCCGCGATTAACTGTTAAAGTACAGCAAGATTTTCATAGCACCCTTAACCTGCCCAAACCCCCCAAAAGCGCTAGCTGTTTTACTTGTCTGCGTCGCCCAGAACAATCAGAGTCTTTTAATACAGCACCAACATCAGCACAAAAAAAAGAGGGCATTGATCAGACCAATGCCCCTACACAAAGTATTGTGTTGTAG
- a CDS encoding SDR family oxidoreductase: MKVLVAGATGETGRRVVQTLLDKQISVRAMVRDIDKAKEILPEGIELIEADLQKKSTLDAAIADCDYVISAAASRPSLNIAGFYQVDYVGTKNLVDAAEAKSVKQFILVTSLCVSKFFHPLNLFGLVLFWKKQAEAYLIGSSLKHTIVRPGGLNTEAIASVVLSGADTVFEGRIPRQLVAEICVAALDDANTFDQIIEAVTDEAAPEKPYSELFEAIA; encoded by the coding sequence ATGAAAGTTTTAGTGGCTGGGGCAACGGGTGAAACAGGACGTCGTGTCGTCCAAACTCTACTGGACAAACAAATTTCGGTACGAGCGATGGTGCGGGATATCGACAAAGCAAAAGAGATTTTGCCTGAGGGCATTGAGTTGATAGAAGCAGATCTCCAGAAAAAATCAACTCTCGATGCGGCGATCGCCGATTGTGACTATGTGATTTCGGCGGCAGCTTCGCGACCTAGTTTAAATATTGCTGGATTTTATCAAGTGGATTATGTTGGCACAAAAAATCTTGTTGATGCGGCTGAGGCAAAAAGCGTAAAACAATTTATTCTTGTCACTTCACTCTGCGTCTCGAAATTCTTCCACCCACTCAATTTATTCGGCCTAGTATTGTTTTGGAAAAAGCAAGCAGAAGCTTATCTCATCGGTAGCTCGCTGAAACATACAATTGTCCGTCCCGGCGGCCTCAATACTGAGGCGATCGCCTCTGTCGTTCTTTCTGGTGCAGATACGGTATTTGAAGGACGTATTCCCCGCCAGCTCGTCGCCGAAATTTGTGTGGCGGCTCTGGATGATGCCAATACCTTTGATCAGATCATCGAAGCAGTTACCGATGAAGCCGCACCAGAAAAACCATACTCCGAGCTCTTCGAGGCGATCGCCTAA